Proteins co-encoded in one Chloroflexota bacterium genomic window:
- a CDS encoding transferase → MKISEWARILPGVEIGEGTRVEDFVILGQPPHGSDPGTETTVIGKEGIIRSHTVIYAGNRIGDHFQTGHGVMIRERNTIGDRVSIGTGSVVEHHVTIGNRVRIHSQAFIPEYSTLEDDCWIGPNVVLTNALHPLCPKAKACLKGATIRRGAKIGANATILPDVVIGEGALVGAGAVVVEDVPPYTVVVGNPARVVKRVSELDCPYGLIDHPYPTSAPRSSHS, encoded by the coding sequence ATGAAGATAAGCGAATGGGCCCGGATCCTGCCCGGGGTGGAGATCGGGGAGGGGACCCGGGTGGAGGATTTCGTCATCCTGGGACAGCCTCCCCACGGCTCCGATCCCGGCACGGAGACCACGGTGATCGGCAAGGAGGGCATCATCCGCTCCCACACGGTCATTTACGCGGGGAACCGGATCGGGGACCATTTCCAGACCGGACACGGCGTGATGATCCGGGAGCGAAACACCATCGGAGACCGCGTCAGCATCGGGACCGGGTCTGTGGTGGAACACCACGTGACGATCGGCAACCGGGTTCGCATTCACTCGCAGGCTTTCATCCCGGAATACTCCACCCTGGAAGACGATTGCTGGATCGGCCCCAACGTCGTGCTGACCAACGCGCTCCATCCCCTGTGCCCCAAGGCCAAGGCCTGCCTCAAGGGGGCGACTATCCGGCGAGGGGCGAAGATCGGGGCCAACGCCACGATCCTGCCGGATGTGGTCATCGGCGAGGGCGCGCTGGTGGGGGCCGGCGCTGTGGTGGTGGAGGACGTCCCCCCGTATACCGTGGTGGTCGGCAACCCGGCACGCGTCGTGAAACGGGTGAGCGAGCTGGACTGCCCCTACGGACTGATCGATCATCCATACCCGACGTCTGCACCGAGATCTTCCCACTCCTAA